A region from the Gemmatimonadota bacterium genome encodes:
- a CDS encoding biopolymer transporter ExbD, which translates to MGMSTGGGGGLTNEPNVVPMIDVMLVLLIIFMVMQPTVRRAVDLQLPDPNPSIAPANAVSDQIVMEILPNDQYAINKENVPKDALAARIKSIYDPRPEKIMFVKGDPTVKYQNVIWAMDQARGNGVKVLGVTPKEAAPAK; encoded by the coding sequence ATGGGAATGAGTACAGGTGGTGGCGGCGGGCTCACCAATGAGCCCAACGTCGTCCCGATGATCGACGTCATGCTCGTGCTCCTCATCATCTTCATGGTGATGCAGCCGACCGTGCGTCGCGCCGTGGACCTGCAGTTGCCCGACCCGAATCCGTCGATCGCCCCGGCGAACGCGGTCTCGGACCAGATCGTGATGGAGATCCTCCCGAACGACCAGTACGCGATCAACAAGGAAAACGTCCCCAAGGACGCCCTGGCCGCGCGCATCAAGTCGATCTATGACCCGCGCCCGGAAAAGATCATGTTCGTGAAGGGTGATCCCACCGTGAAGTACCAGAACGTCATCTGGGCCATGGATCAGGCCCGTGGAAATGGCGTGAAGGTGCTGGGCGTAACGCCAAAAGAAGCCGCGCCAGCCAAGTAA
- a CDS encoding biopolymer transporter ExbD, which yields MGMSVGGGSGVKAEPNVVPMIDVMLVLLIIFMVVTPAITSGFTAVAPEGINLKAHPEEELDQVLGIDASGKYYMNKKSIDMFTEPGADQNEKIGNVLRAIYDKRTVDKILYIKAHKELEYGKILDAMDIASKAGVRVVGAVSDQRPGTTSSVEGDNPQDVKR from the coding sequence ATGGGTATGTCAGTCGGCGGCGGGTCCGGCGTAAAGGCCGAACCCAATGTCGTGCCCATGATCGACGTCATGCTGGTGTTGCTCATCATCTTCATGGTGGTCACACCAGCCATCACCTCGGGCTTTACCGCGGTTGCCCCGGAAGGGATCAACCTCAAGGCTCACCCCGAGGAAGAACTCGATCAGGTGCTCGGCATCGACGCCAGCGGCAAGTATTACATGAACAAGAAGTCGATCGACATGTTCACGGAGCCTGGGGCCGACCAGAACGAAAAGATCGGCAACGTGCTGCGTGCGATCTACGACAAGCGAACCGTCGACAAGATCCTGTACATCAAGGCCCACAAGGAGCTTGAATACGGCAAGATCCTCGACGCCATGGACATCGCGTCCAAGGCGGGCGTCCGCGTGGTCGGCGCCGTGTCCGACCAGCGACCAGGCACGACGTCCTCGGTCGAAGGCGATAACCCTCAAGACGTCAAGAGATAG
- a CDS encoding MotA/TolQ/ExbB proton channel family protein, with amino-acid sequence MNINLQDIYQHTPFFGKFLWAVMAFMSVWSLSTAMGKLWSLRKAQKETVKFAPEFSQFLEEDNLGEAIKLAEGYKKSHVARVLGGALAEVKPLIMDGSVTVADINTAERAVEREMLMEMVSLKRGLAILATVGSTSPFVGLLGTVFGIINAFTGMATSGGAGIAAISAGIAEALIATGFGLIVAIPAVWFYNYFTTKIDNLSAEMTYTSKEMIDYLIKGVSGEFGRSRFTREFNTQAQGPSAISQ; translated from the coding sequence ATGAATATCAATCTGCAGGACATCTACCAGCACACCCCGTTCTTCGGGAAGTTCTTGTGGGCGGTCATGGCCTTCATGTCGGTCTGGTCGCTCTCGACCGCCATGGGCAAGCTCTGGAGCCTGCGCAAGGCGCAGAAGGAAACCGTGAAGTTCGCTCCGGAGTTCTCGCAGTTCCTGGAAGAAGACAACCTCGGCGAAGCCATCAAGCTCGCCGAAGGGTACAAGAAGTCGCACGTCGCTCGCGTGCTCGGCGGTGCCCTTGCTGAAGTCAAGCCGCTGATCATGGACGGCTCGGTGACGGTCGCTGACATCAATACGGCAGAGCGGGCGGTCGAGCGTGAAATGCTGATGGAGATGGTGTCCCTCAAGCGCGGTCTGGCCATTCTCGCGACGGTGGGTTCGACCTCGCCGTTCGTTGGTCTGCTCGGCACGGTGTTCGGGATCATCAACGCCTTCACGGGCATGGCCACCTCCGGCGGCGCTGGTATCGCCGCGATCTCGGCCGGTATCGCCGAGGCGCTCATCGCGACGGGCTTCGGTCTCATCGTCGCCATCCCGGCCGTGTGGTTCTACAACTACTTCACGACCAAGATCGACAACCTCTCGGCGGAAATGACCTACACGTCGAAGGAAATGATCGACTACCTCATCAAGGGTGTCTCGGGTGAGTTCGGCCGCTCGCGCTTCACCCGCGAGTTCAACACGCAGGCGCAGGGACCGTCCGCGATCTCGCAGTAG
- a CDS encoding energy transducer TonB, whose translation MFANLVESKRKKQRSVGGTMASFVLHAGMISFAVYATAQAAVEFEKPKQEKVEFMEVKKDEPPPPKDEPPPPPPDVVAAPPPPKGFQILTAPVEIPDVLPDIDLSKKMTDEADFSGRGVAGGRATGVEGGKPAPLVKDDQPFFEFQVEKPVQALPGSAAPRYPDILRQAGVEGEVLAQFVVDTTGRAEMASYKVLKASHDLFGTAVKNALPGMRFIPAEVGGRKVRQLVQQPFSFGIAK comes from the coding sequence ATGTTCGCGAATCTGGTGGAGTCGAAGCGGAAGAAGCAGCGGAGTGTGGGTGGCACGATGGCCTCATTCGTTCTTCACGCCGGCATGATTTCCTTCGCGGTGTACGCGACGGCTCAGGCGGCGGTGGAGTTCGAGAAGCCCAAGCAGGAGAAGGTGGAGTTCATGGAAGTGAAGAAAGATGAACCCCCTCCTCCCAAGGATGAGCCGCCGCCACCCCCACCCGATGTTGTCGCCGCTCCGCCCCCACCCAAAGGCTTCCAGATCCTGACCGCCCCGGTTGAAATCCCGGATGTGCTCCCGGATATCGACCTGTCAAAGAAGATGACTGACGAAGCGGACTTCTCCGGCCGTGGTGTTGCCGGTGGGCGCGCGACGGGTGTGGAAGGTGGCAAGCCGGCTCCGCTGGTGAAGGACGACCAGCCGTTCTTCGAGTTCCAGGTGGAGAAGCCCGTGCAGGCCCTGCCGGGGAGCGCCGCTCCGCGGTATCCGGATATCCTGCGTCAGGCTGGCGTGGAAGGTGAAGTGCTGGCGCAGTTCGTCGTGGATACGACGGGGCGCGCCGAGATGGCCTCGTACAAGGTGCTGAAGGCGTCCCATGACCTCTTTGGTACTGCGGTAAAGAACGCCCTGCCCGGCATGCGGTTCATCCCGGCCGAGGTTGGGGGACGTAAGGTCCGTCAGCTCGTGCAGCAGCCATTCTCGTTCGGCATCGCCAAGTGA
- a CDS encoding HAMP domain-containing protein: MSSIRTRVANRFAALLLVAVAAFATTVWVARLTGVYSDLERIARQRADVVLQLVRNAGSQNFQLDGQGRIVAPVGVLKNFLDAQPGYLRVYGPDGREIYRSASIGVLQAFRDGEEPADVSPFDVGTLLSAADAARAGLRSERFTRRGDEGILVGVQDLRRFTAVVGVSRAELPLAWQEILGSALIIVPFVILLAFWGARVLAGNVLEPVDRIRQEVEAITDGRSLHRRVAVDVAGSRDDEMSRLTTTLNAMIGRLETSFAGLRRFTADASHELKTPLTVLRADVERAMSASTSANDQAVALEEALQETARMAALVDSLLTLARADEGRFDLHREPVDLREIAQEVYETAVILGEPNELSVTMPRADEVTVLGDRLRLRQLFLNLAENATKYTPRNGKVQLALEREGETAQFIVKDTGIGISAADLPHVFERFWRADRARSRVTERGGNGLGLAICHWIAQAHGGELTVQSRLHRGSVFTATLPVAPDGAPAAGTDGAGGAPAPGALPTVATTAESATQ, encoded by the coding sequence GTGTCCTCGATCCGCACCCGAGTCGCCAATCGATTCGCCGCCTTGCTCCTGGTGGCGGTTGCGGCCTTTGCGACGACGGTCTGGGTGGCGCGCCTCACGGGCGTGTACAGCGACCTGGAGCGGATTGCTCGGCAGCGCGCGGATGTGGTGCTGCAGCTGGTGCGCAATGCCGGAAGCCAGAACTTCCAACTCGACGGCCAAGGACGCATTGTCGCGCCCGTCGGTGTCCTGAAGAACTTCCTCGACGCGCAGCCCGGGTACCTCAGGGTGTACGGCCCCGATGGGCGCGAGATCTACCGGTCGGCGTCCATCGGCGTGTTGCAGGCGTTCCGGGACGGGGAGGAGCCTGCCGATGTCTCGCCCTTCGATGTCGGCACCCTGCTGTCCGCGGCAGACGCCGCGCGTGCCGGGTTGAGGTCGGAGCGTTTCACCCGCCGTGGAGACGAGGGGATACTCGTCGGTGTGCAGGACTTGCGGCGCTTCACCGCCGTCGTGGGGGTCTCTCGCGCCGAGCTGCCCCTCGCTTGGCAGGAGATCCTCGGGAGCGCCCTGATCATCGTGCCCTTCGTGATCCTGCTGGCCTTCTGGGGCGCCCGGGTCCTGGCCGGGAATGTGTTGGAGCCCGTGGATCGGATCCGGCAGGAGGTGGAGGCCATCACCGACGGGCGCAGCCTGCATCGACGTGTGGCCGTGGATGTCGCCGGTTCGCGCGATGACGAGATGTCGAGACTCACGACCACGCTCAATGCGATGATCGGGCGGCTGGAGACGTCATTCGCCGGACTTCGCCGGTTCACTGCGGACGCCAGTCACGAGCTCAAGACGCCACTGACGGTCCTTCGGGCCGACGTGGAGCGTGCCATGAGCGCGTCCACCAGCGCGAACGACCAGGCGGTGGCGCTGGAAGAGGCGTTGCAGGAAACGGCTCGCATGGCGGCCCTGGTCGACTCCCTGCTGACCCTCGCGCGGGCCGACGAGGGTCGCTTTGACCTGCACCGGGAGCCCGTCGACCTCCGCGAGATCGCACAGGAGGTGTACGAGACGGCGGTGATCCTCGGGGAGCCTAACGAGTTGTCGGTCACGATGCCGCGGGCCGATGAGGTCACGGTGCTCGGTGACCGACTGCGGCTGCGACAACTCTTCCTGAACCTCGCGGAGAATGCGACGAAGTACACGCCGCGGAACGGGAAAGTGCAGCTTGCGCTTGAGCGGGAAGGGGAGACCGCCCAGTTCATCGTCAAGGACACTGGGATTGGGATCTCCGCGGCCGATCTTCCGCACGTGTTCGAGCGATTCTGGCGCGCCGATCGCGCCCGCAGCCGCGTGACGGAACGCGGGGGGAACGGGCTTGGGCTCGCCATTTGCCATTGGATCGCGCAGGCCCATGGCGGGGAGCTGACCGTGCAGTCGCGTCTGCACCGAGGGAGCGTGTTCACGGCGACCCTGCCGGTGGCGCCCGACGGCGCACCGGCGGCGGGCACCGACGGGGCGGGAGGGGCGCCGGCGCCGGGAGCACTCCCCACCGTGGCAACAACCGCTGAATCCGCCACGCAGTAG
- a CDS encoding response regulator transcription factor — protein MKVLVIEDDPTVGNFIKRGLEEQRWGVSLVTDGEAGERAALDEPFDVVILDMRLPGKSGLDVLSTLRAKGFERPVLVLTAQDAVDAKVMTLRAGADDYVTKPFAFEEVLARVEALARRPRALASPVLHIEDLEVNRDTREVTRAGEAIELTPKEFAVLEYLMRHAGRVMSRTLITEYAWGYHFDPGTNIVDVVINHLRKKIDAKHPRKLITTVRGVGYVVK, from the coding sequence ATGAAAGTCCTGGTCATCGAGGACGACCCCACCGTCGGCAACTTCATCAAGCGAGGTCTTGAAGAGCAGCGGTGGGGAGTGTCCCTGGTGACCGATGGGGAGGCGGGTGAACGCGCGGCGCTGGACGAGCCGTTCGATGTGGTGATCCTCGACATGCGCCTCCCCGGCAAGAGCGGCCTCGACGTTCTCTCGACCTTGCGGGCCAAGGGGTTTGAGCGGCCCGTACTCGTGCTCACGGCGCAGGACGCCGTGGACGCCAAGGTGATGACACTCCGGGCGGGCGCCGACGACTACGTCACCAAGCCGTTTGCCTTTGAAGAGGTGCTCGCCCGGGTCGAAGCCCTCGCGCGACGCCCGCGGGCCCTCGCGAGCCCTGTCCTCCACATCGAGGACCTCGAGGTCAATCGAGATACCCGAGAAGTCACGCGAGCTGGCGAGGCTATCGAGTTGACGCCAAAGGAGTTCGCCGTTCTAGAGTATCTGATGCGTCACGCGGGGCGAGTCATGAGCCGTACGCTGATCACCGAGTACGCCTGGGGGTATCACTTCGACCCGGGGACGAACATCGTCGACGTGGTGATCAATCACCTCCGCAAGAAGATCGACGCGAAGCACCCCCGGAAGCTCATCACAACGGTCCGGGGAGTTGGCTACGTTGTGAAGTAG
- a CDS encoding PAS domain-containing protein: MATAQLDSTVAPHVLLADVAAALAAEGDIVRKCMQVLDHITRATGAGECSLWLVTPQGLVAAARAGTMSTPAAELAPLLEGGDAEMGPLMVRRLAATGRRLGALVLRMEGGVPTDVGTAFTAVANMLAPALAWAEQSRAFVAEADKRARQLDEERRLIHQVVDSLPVSLYVVDRDYRITVWNRKREAGSQGVSRDQALGKTLFEILHRAPAEKLRRELDDVFQSGRMQQFTMESRATGEPRSYRITKIPMQAADGEPFSHIITIGEDVTDVTATSERISRTEQLAVLGQLATGVMADVSPPLQSVSEAAETLVQSLDELARDGATVPDHATEAARTAVREIGRCRAMIGSLLDLSHTGDGERVPMEVGPVVEQALAVLRPLPAFGALTTQVFVDADVPKVLGASAHLRQVLIALLQNAAEAMETSGTVTIRVRAGQAAHEAVIVEVIDEGRGIARGELRHIFEPFYTTKGPGRGTGLGLSICHSIIARHNGRIEVDSAVGAGSTFRILLPGAPIP, translated from the coding sequence ATGGCTACAGCTCAACTCGACAGCACCGTTGCACCACATGTCCTGCTGGCTGATGTCGCGGCCGCCTTGGCGGCCGAGGGCGACATTGTGCGCAAGTGCATGCAGGTGCTCGACCATATCACGCGGGCGACAGGCGCGGGGGAATGCAGCTTGTGGTTAGTCACTCCACAAGGCCTCGTCGCGGCGGCGCGGGCGGGCACGATGTCCACCCCCGCCGCAGAACTGGCGCCCTTGCTGGAAGGGGGCGACGCGGAGATGGGGCCGTTGATGGTCCGCCGTCTCGCGGCCACCGGTCGTCGGCTGGGCGCCCTTGTCCTACGCATGGAGGGGGGCGTGCCGACCGACGTGGGGACGGCCTTCACGGCAGTCGCCAACATGCTGGCGCCGGCCCTCGCGTGGGCAGAGCAGTCCCGCGCGTTTGTGGCCGAAGCGGACAAGCGGGCGCGCCAACTCGACGAGGAACGACGGTTGATTCACCAGGTCGTCGACTCGTTGCCCGTGTCGCTCTACGTCGTGGACCGGGACTATCGCATCACGGTCTGGAATCGCAAGCGAGAGGCGGGATCCCAGGGGGTGAGTCGCGACCAGGCCTTGGGGAAGACCCTGTTCGAGATCCTGCACCGCGCGCCAGCTGAGAAGCTCCGTCGCGAGTTGGACGACGTGTTCCAGAGCGGCCGGATGCAGCAGTTCACCATGGAGTCACGCGCGACGGGGGAGCCCCGATCGTATCGGATCACCAAGATCCCGATGCAGGCCGCGGACGGCGAGCCGTTTTCGCACATCATCACCATTGGCGAGGACGTCACGGACGTCACGGCGACCAGTGAGCGGATCTCGCGCACGGAGCAGTTGGCCGTGCTCGGCCAGCTCGCCACCGGGGTGATGGCCGATGTCTCTCCGCCCCTGCAGTCCGTCTCGGAGGCCGCGGAGACCCTCGTACAGAGCCTGGATGAGTTGGCGCGTGATGGCGCCACCGTCCCTGATCATGCGACCGAGGCCGCTCGGACCGCGGTGCGTGAGATCGGACGCTGTCGCGCCATGATTGGCAGCCTGCTGGATCTCTCCCATACCGGCGACGGCGAACGAGTCCCCATGGAGGTCGGTCCAGTCGTCGAGCAGGCCCTGGCCGTGCTCCGCCCGCTCCCGGCGTTCGGCGCCCTCACGACGCAGGTGTTCGTGGACGCGGATGTCCCCAAGGTGCTGGGCGCGAGCGCGCACCTCCGACAGGTCCTGATTGCCCTGCTGCAAAACGCGGCCGAGGCCATGGAGACGTCGGGGACCGTGACCATTCGCGTGCGCGCCGGTCAGGCCGCGCACGAAGCGGTCATCGTCGAGGTCATCGATGAAGGTCGAGGCATCGCGCGCGGCGAACTCCGGCACATCTTCGAGCCGTTTTATACCACCAAGGGACCGGGACGTGGCACCGGCCTCGGGCTGTCCATCTGCCACTCCATCATCGCACGCCACAACGGGCGCATCGAAGTCGATAGCGCCGTGGGCGCCGGGTCCACCTTCCGCATCCTCCTCCCGGGAGCACCAATCCCATGA
- a CDS encoding carbohydrate ABC transporter permease has product MPRSARAPRLARTATSMAAVVVAVLMVAPFLWMVSTALMGEFEVLQYPPPLVPAAPRWTNFREALTTLPFDRFFLNSAIVAGFTVTSQLVCGAMGGYALARFRFPGARAVFAVYLAALMVPSIVLLIPRFLLVDALGAVDTMAGLVSAELVSVWGVFMMRQFFISLPRETEDAARIDGAGEFTIFARIALPMAKPALATFALFAFIDAWKALLWPLVVTRSMSLRTVEVGIASFHGLYYANWPYQMAAAVTALLPVFAVFLATQKYFTRGIQLSGLR; this is encoded by the coding sequence ATGCCGCGTAGCGCCCGCGCCCCCCGCCTGGCGCGCACCGCGACCTCGATGGCGGCCGTGGTCGTCGCGGTACTCATGGTCGCTCCCTTCCTCTGGATGGTGTCGACGGCGCTGATGGGAGAGTTCGAGGTCCTGCAGTATCCGCCACCGTTGGTCCCCGCTGCGCCACGCTGGACAAACTTCCGCGAGGCGCTTACCACGCTCCCGTTCGACCGGTTCTTCCTGAACTCCGCGATCGTGGCGGGGTTCACCGTGACCAGCCAGCTCGTCTGCGGTGCCATGGGCGGGTATGCCCTGGCGCGTTTCCGCTTCCCAGGCGCCCGGGCGGTCTTCGCGGTGTATCTGGCGGCGCTCATGGTGCCGAGCATCGTCCTCCTGATCCCGCGGTTCCTCCTGGTGGATGCCCTTGGCGCCGTCGACACCATGGCCGGCCTCGTGTCCGCCGAACTGGTGTCGGTGTGGGGCGTGTTCATGATGCGCCAGTTCTTCATCTCGCTGCCGCGGGAGACCGAGGATGCCGCGCGGATCGACGGGGCAGGGGAGTTCACCATCTTTGCGCGGATCGCCCTGCCCATGGCGAAGCCCGCGCTGGCCACCTTCGCCCTGTTCGCCTTTATCGACGCGTGGAAGGCCCTGCTCTGGCCCCTCGTCGTGACCCGGTCGATGTCCCTGCGGACCGTCGAAGTGGGGATTGCCTCATTCCATGGGCTCTACTACGCCAACTGGCCCTACCAGATGGCCGCCGCGGTGACGGCCTTGCTGCCGGTGTTCGCCGTGTTCCTGGCCACCCAGAAGTACTTCACGCGCGGGATCCAGCTCTCCGGGCTCCGGTAG
- a CDS encoding sugar ABC transporter permease produces the protein MTGERRAVRWGTLLGALWLVGVLAIVYRVGVAAENALALEEARSVADSFDSTYRPARTATRYVPVAGPINTVVRTMARPLGSAAERLREEERVLIWQTWRQRFISLPVKDADAWDIVGAVVIAANPVDVPWIVWLVAVGAGLLALGLLRRGMRLAATDRETAPYYLVADGVAVLAIGTAVVAILVRGYLQDVALRLPTPTAMGRFDPLALHLPNGRLMALLVAGVWGACTAGILGTAWLASPSQSLAARRTARTAWGFLAPSGLHLLVFTLGPLVFTAWLSMYRWDLLATDRPFIGLANYRELARDPLFWNALKNTALYSLYVPVTMGLALGAAVLLNQPLRGIRVLRAMVFLPAIVSYVAIAMVWQWIYHADYGLLNHVLQRLGGSGHDWLGDPSTALPALMVVSIWVQLGYQMVVYLAGLQGVPATLLEAARLDGAGPWTRFWHVTVPLLRPVSLYLLVTGIIWSFQVFALVYVMTEGGPARSTDVLVYQIYQNAWEFRRMGYASALSWVLFALLIGLTLLQWRLLNRRVEHAA, from the coding sequence ATGACGGGGGAACGTCGCGCCGTTCGCTGGGGGACGCTACTCGGTGCGCTCTGGCTCGTTGGCGTCCTGGCGATCGTGTACCGAGTGGGCGTCGCGGCGGAAAATGCGCTTGCCCTGGAGGAAGCGCGGTCCGTGGCGGACTCGTTTGACTCGACCTATCGCCCGGCACGCACGGCGACGCGCTATGTCCCGGTGGCCGGCCCCATCAACACCGTCGTGCGCACGATGGCTCGGCCCCTGGGCTCGGCCGCGGAGCGCCTGCGCGAGGAGGAACGGGTGTTGATTTGGCAGACCTGGCGACAGCGGTTCATCAGCCTGCCCGTGAAGGACGCCGATGCGTGGGACATCGTGGGTGCCGTCGTCATCGCAGCCAATCCGGTGGACGTTCCCTGGATTGTGTGGCTCGTCGCTGTCGGGGCCGGCCTTCTGGCGTTAGGCCTGCTGCGCCGTGGCATGCGTCTCGCCGCGACCGACCGGGAGACGGCGCCCTACTACCTCGTCGCCGACGGCGTCGCGGTGCTGGCGATCGGGACGGCCGTGGTGGCGATCCTGGTGCGGGGGTACCTCCAGGATGTCGCGCTGCGGCTGCCGACGCCCACCGCGATGGGTCGGTTTGATCCCCTGGCGCTCCACCTGCCGAATGGGCGCCTCATGGCGCTGTTGGTCGCCGGCGTGTGGGGGGCCTGCACGGCGGGCATCCTGGGCACCGCCTGGCTCGCGTCACCGAGCCAATCACTCGCCGCCCGGCGCACGGCGCGCACGGCATGGGGGTTTCTTGCCCCGAGTGGGTTGCATCTCCTGGTCTTCACCCTCGGACCGTTGGTGTTTACCGCGTGGCTCTCGATGTACCGCTGGGACTTGCTGGCGACCGACCGGCCCTTCATTGGACTGGCAAACTACCGGGAGCTGGCACGCGACCCGCTGTTCTGGAACGCGTTGAAGAACACGGCGCTCTACTCGCTTTACGTCCCGGTCACGATGGGGCTCGCCTTGGGCGCGGCCGTGCTGCTCAACCAACCCCTGCGCGGCATTCGCGTGTTGCGCGCGATGGTGTTCCTCCCGGCGATCGTCTCGTACGTCGCCATTGCCATGGTCTGGCAGTGGATTTACCACGCGGACTACGGCCTGCTCAACCATGTGCTGCAACGCCTGGGGGGCTCGGGCCACGATTGGCTGGGCGATCCGTCCACGGCGCTGCCGGCCCTCATGGTCGTCTCCATCTGGGTACAGCTCGGCTACCAGATGGTGGTGTACCTGGCCGGGCTGCAGGGGGTGCCTGCCACCCTGTTGGAGGCAGCACGGCTGGACGGGGCGGGGCCCTGGACCCGGTTCTGGCACGTCACGGTTCCGCTGCTGCGTCCGGTGTCGCTCTACCTGCTCGTGACGGGGATCATCTGGTCATTCCAGGTCTTCGCGCTGGTCTACGTGATGACCGAGGGCGGCCCGGCGCGGTCCACAGACGTCCTGGTCTACCAGATCTACCAGAACGCCTGGGAGTTCCGGCGCATGGGGTATGCGTCCGCGTTGAGCTGGGTGCTCTTTGCGTTGCTGATTGGGCTCACGCTGCTGCAGTGGCGCCTGCTCAACAGGCGGGTGGAACATGCCGCGTAG
- a CDS encoding sugar ABC transporter substrate-binding protein, translating to MKSPLVGMLLALCACGPDTPVTVLRMTSWQTPAENALDLPAIRAFEEAHPGVRVENEPVANQAEYREKVITSIASGAPPDVFLLDNIDVPAFVDASVLLDLRPFAPRVGVSLDDYYPNVLEIFSRGPAVYAFPKGFSPVVYYYNRALFEAAGIPEPTDGWSWEEFITTARALTRDLDGDGVTDQWGTAVMRPFYAWQALIWSGGGDILDASGQRASGALDSPKSIASLEFLTSLVLTHRVAPRPNAFRAVTGNESRLFYSGRLALLPSGHWLIPNIRPQLAAGRLRLGVVSVPKAPGATVGTPLFASGWSVPRNTTHRKLAVALAAALAGPDAQRERLEAGLELSAMPSVQDAWTPNDSSGLDAAFVRQVASGRAPWGARIARFREVEAQLPDILDQVIIHGRSVGEVARDVARRLDAVLAR from the coding sequence ATGAAGTCGCCGCTGGTCGGGATGCTGCTCGCACTTTGTGCGTGCGGCCCCGACACGCCCGTCACGGTCCTCCGGATGACCTCGTGGCAAACCCCGGCCGAGAACGCGCTGGACCTGCCGGCGATCCGGGCGTTTGAGGAAGCGCACCCCGGGGTACGCGTCGAGAACGAGCCGGTGGCCAACCAGGCTGAGTATCGCGAGAAGGTGATCACGTCGATCGCGTCCGGTGCGCCGCCCGATGTCTTCCTGCTCGACAACATCGACGTGCCCGCGTTCGTGGACGCGTCGGTGCTGCTGGACCTCCGTCCGTTTGCGCCGCGGGTGGGCGTCTCGCTCGACGACTACTACCCGAACGTGCTGGAGATCTTTTCGCGCGGCCCGGCGGTCTATGCGTTTCCCAAGGGATTTTCACCCGTGGTGTACTACTACAACCGTGCCCTGTTCGAGGCGGCGGGAATTCCCGAGCCAACGGACGGGTGGAGCTGGGAGGAGTTCATCACGACGGCGCGCGCGCTCACCCGCGACCTGGATGGCGACGGGGTGACGGATCAATGGGGGACGGCCGTGATGCGTCCCTTCTACGCCTGGCAGGCCCTCATCTGGTCCGGGGGCGGAGATATCCTCGACGCGAGTGGGCAGCGCGCCTCCGGCGCACTGGACAGCCCGAAAAGCATCGCATCGTTGGAGTTCCTCACCTCGCTCGTGCTCACGCACCGCGTGGCCCCGCGACCAAACGCCTTTCGGGCGGTCACCGGGAACGAGAGCCGACTGTTCTACAGTGGACGGTTGGCGCTGCTCCCCAGTGGACACTGGTTGATCCCGAATATCCGGCCCCAGCTCGCCGCGGGCCGCCTCCGGTTGGGGGTGGTGTCGGTGCCCAAGGCACCAGGCGCGACGGTGGGCACGCCGCTGTTTGCCTCGGGGTGGTCGGTCCCTCGCAACACGACCCATCGCAAGCTGGCGGTGGCCCTCGCCGCTGCGCTGGCGGGCCCGGACGCGCAACGCGAACGTCTCGAGGCGGGCCTTGAGCTTTCCGCCATGCCGTCGGTGCAAGACGCGTGGACTCCCAACGACTCGAGTGGCCTGGACGCCGCCTTCGTGCGACAAGTCGCGTCGGGTCGCGCTCCGTGGGGGGCGCGCATCGCCCGGTTCCGGGAGGTCGAGGCCCAGCTTCCCGACATCCTCGACCAGGTCATCATCCACGGGCGGAGCGTGGGCGAGGTGGCGCGGGACGTGGCCCGTCGCCTCGATGCGGTACTCGCCCGATGA